A stretch of Aedes aegypti strain LVP_AGWG chromosome 2, AaegL5.0 Primary Assembly, whole genome shotgun sequence DNA encodes these proteins:
- the LOC5563919 gene encoding ADP-ribosylation factor GTPase-activating protein 2 isoform X1, with product MAGAPAKSDIDAIFNRLRSIPTNKSCFDCGAKNPTWSSVTYGVFICIDCSAVHRSLGVHLTFVRSTNLDTNWTWMQIRQMQVGGNAKAAQFFRQHNCNTTDAQQKYNSRAAQLYKDKLTHLAKQSLQLHGTTLHIDHPHEHHAESHKQEEVDFFADCANFEATTDSHNNNQQEALQDDIPKLASLSNTASDSAGNLQGPSVDFLNSTVPVEPPKSTIGVRKIQPKKAGLGGKKGGLGATRVKTNFAEIEEKANLADKLKMTPAVQEKPVSEEEQAQALASVRLAYQDLSIKQHKEEEKLKATDPNKAKQIERLGMGIGSRSGVSHSAISDMKTLTQDSSSKSGSSLSKAFESNNDFFDDYGTSMYGSGSGSSSNGNKNSTSMKDYSDATLMGFETIEPFDTKHSIQTMFSPASSAKNTSISDQPTYSRNTNKKPASSAASNDYESTDVAQKKFGTAKGISSQQFFGDESSSYERSANLAKFQGSNSISSADYFGHGSPSGSGGRGPNLQYNGPDLDDVKESVRQGVTRVAGRLSTLANDMMSSIQDKYGY from the exons ATGGCAGGAGCACCAGCAAAATCTGACATCGATGCAATTTTCAACAGATTACGCTCGATACCAACTAATAAG AGTTGTTTCGATTGTGGAGCGAAGAATCCCACCTGGTCATCGGTGACGTATGGGGTTTTTATTTGCATCGATTGCTCGGCAGTGCATCGGAGTTTGGGAGTGCACTTGACCTTCGTGCGGTCCACCAATCTGGACACCAACTGGACATGGATGCAGATTCGCCAGATGCAAGTCGGAGGCAATGCCAAAGCG GCTCAGTTCTTCCGGCAGCATAACTGCAACACAACCGATGCCCAGCAAAAGTACAATTCACGGGCTGCGCAGCTGTATAAGGACAAGTTGACTCATTTGGCGAAACAGTCGCTGCAGCTTCACGGGACGACG CTCCACATTGATCATCCGCACGAACATCACGCCGAAAGCCACAAGCAGGAAGAGGTCGACTTTTTCGCCGATTGTGCTAACTTTGAAGCCACTACGGACAGCCACAACAACAACCAACAGGAAGCTCTCCAGGACGAC ATTCCAAAACTTGCCTCTTTGAGCAACACAGCATCCGACAGTGCTGGGAATTTGCAGGGTCCGAGCGTTGATTTTCTGAATTCTACGGTTCCTGTGGAGCCTCCAAAGTCGACAATTGGAGTAAGGAAAATTCAGCCTAAAAAGGCAGGCCTGGGTGGAAAGAAAGGTGGTCTTGGGGCGACACGTGTGAAGACAAACTTTGCCGAAATCGAAGAGAAAGCCAATCTAGCCGATAAGCTCAAGATGACCCCAGCGGTGCAAGAGAAGCCGGTCAGTGAAGAGGAACAGGCTCAGGCTCTTGCAAGCGTTCGCCTGGCATACCAGGACCTATCTATCAAACAGcataaagaagaagagaagCTTAAAGCAACCGACCCGAATAAGGCCAAACAGATAGAGCGACTCGGTATGGGAATTGGTTCCCGTAGCGGAGTGTCACATTCCGCCATTTCGGACATGAAGACACTCACCCAGGATTCGAGTAGCAAGAGTGGATCCTCGCTGTCAAAGGCCTTCGAGTCCAACAATGATTTTTTCGATGACTACGGCACGTCCATGTATGGCAGTGGCAGTGGCAGCAGTAGCAACGGCAACAAAAATTCAACGTCCATGAAGGACTACAGTGACGCTACGTTGATGGGCTTCGAAACCATTGAACCGTTTGACACCAAGCATAGCATTCAGACGATGTTCTCGCCGGCATCCAGTGCGAAAAATACGAGCATTAGTG ATCAACCCACGTACAGCAGGAACACTAACAAGAAGCCGGCGTCAAGCGCCGCTAGCAACGACTACGAATCAACCGATGTGGCACAGAAGAAATTCGGCACAGCAAAGGGCATTTCGTCGCAGCAGTTTTTCGGCGATGAATCTTCGTCGTACGAAcgatcagcaaatttggccaaatTCCAGGGTTCCAACAGTATTTCCTCGGCGGATTATTTCGGTCATGGTAGCCCCAGTGGAAGTGGAG GTCGAGGGCCGAACTTGCAGTACAACGGACCAGATTTGGATGACGTCAAAGAAAGCGTTCGACAGGGTGTGACCAGGGTTGCTGGACGGTTAAGCACATTAGCGAACGATATGATGTCATCGATTCAGGACAAATATGGCTATTAA
- the LOC5563919 gene encoding ADP-ribosylation factor GTPase-activating protein 2 isoform X2: protein MAGAPAKSDIDAIFNRLRSIPTNKSCFDCGAKNPTWSSVTYGVFICIDCSAVHRSLGVHLTFVRSTNLDTNWTWMQIRQMQVGGNAKAAQFFRQHNCNTTDAQQKYNSRAAQLYKDKLTHLAKQSLQLHGTTIPKLASLSNTASDSAGNLQGPSVDFLNSTVPVEPPKSTIGVRKIQPKKAGLGGKKGGLGATRVKTNFAEIEEKANLADKLKMTPAVQEKPVSEEEQAQALASVRLAYQDLSIKQHKEEEKLKATDPNKAKQIERLGMGIGSRSGVSHSAISDMKTLTQDSSSKSGSSLSKAFESNNDFFDDYGTSMYGSGSGSSSNGNKNSTSMKDYSDATLMGFETIEPFDTKHSIQTMFSPASSAKNTSISDQPTYSRNTNKKPASSAASNDYESTDVAQKKFGTAKGISSQQFFGDESSSYERSANLAKFQGSNSISSADYFGHGSPSGSGGRGPNLQYNGPDLDDVKESVRQGVTRVAGRLSTLANDMMSSIQDKYGY from the exons ATGGCAGGAGCACCAGCAAAATCTGACATCGATGCAATTTTCAACAGATTACGCTCGATACCAACTAATAAG AGTTGTTTCGATTGTGGAGCGAAGAATCCCACCTGGTCATCGGTGACGTATGGGGTTTTTATTTGCATCGATTGCTCGGCAGTGCATCGGAGTTTGGGAGTGCACTTGACCTTCGTGCGGTCCACCAATCTGGACACCAACTGGACATGGATGCAGATTCGCCAGATGCAAGTCGGAGGCAATGCCAAAGCG GCTCAGTTCTTCCGGCAGCATAACTGCAACACAACCGATGCCCAGCAAAAGTACAATTCACGGGCTGCGCAGCTGTATAAGGACAAGTTGACTCATTTGGCGAAACAGTCGCTGCAGCTTCACGGGACGACG ATTCCAAAACTTGCCTCTTTGAGCAACACAGCATCCGACAGTGCTGGGAATTTGCAGGGTCCGAGCGTTGATTTTCTGAATTCTACGGTTCCTGTGGAGCCTCCAAAGTCGACAATTGGAGTAAGGAAAATTCAGCCTAAAAAGGCAGGCCTGGGTGGAAAGAAAGGTGGTCTTGGGGCGACACGTGTGAAGACAAACTTTGCCGAAATCGAAGAGAAAGCCAATCTAGCCGATAAGCTCAAGATGACCCCAGCGGTGCAAGAGAAGCCGGTCAGTGAAGAGGAACAGGCTCAGGCTCTTGCAAGCGTTCGCCTGGCATACCAGGACCTATCTATCAAACAGcataaagaagaagagaagCTTAAAGCAACCGACCCGAATAAGGCCAAACAGATAGAGCGACTCGGTATGGGAATTGGTTCCCGTAGCGGAGTGTCACATTCCGCCATTTCGGACATGAAGACACTCACCCAGGATTCGAGTAGCAAGAGTGGATCCTCGCTGTCAAAGGCCTTCGAGTCCAACAATGATTTTTTCGATGACTACGGCACGTCCATGTATGGCAGTGGCAGTGGCAGCAGTAGCAACGGCAACAAAAATTCAACGTCCATGAAGGACTACAGTGACGCTACGTTGATGGGCTTCGAAACCATTGAACCGTTTGACACCAAGCATAGCATTCAGACGATGTTCTCGCCGGCATCCAGTGCGAAAAATACGAGCATTAGTG ATCAACCCACGTACAGCAGGAACACTAACAAGAAGCCGGCGTCAAGCGCCGCTAGCAACGACTACGAATCAACCGATGTGGCACAGAAGAAATTCGGCACAGCAAAGGGCATTTCGTCGCAGCAGTTTTTCGGCGATGAATCTTCGTCGTACGAAcgatcagcaaatttggccaaatTCCAGGGTTCCAACAGTATTTCCTCGGCGGATTATTTCGGTCATGGTAGCCCCAGTGGAAGTGGAG GTCGAGGGCCGAACTTGCAGTACAACGGACCAGATTTGGATGACGTCAAAGAAAGCGTTCGACAGGGTGTGACCAGGGTTGCTGGACGGTTAAGCACATTAGCGAACGATATGATGTCATCGATTCAGGACAAATATGGCTATTAA